TGTTAAGCGTCAGTGATCAATTTCTCCTACTACCTTCAAGAGTCCGCCTCGGTTTGTTGCAGAAAATCTGATTTCAATCAACGTGATATTATCACTTCTATCACTCAGTTTCAGGCTATATTCTAccccttatacacacacacgcacacacacacgcatttcCCTTTCGGTTTTTTTGGCTGAAGCacaagttattttaaaaagtaatatgCCTTCTCATCAATTCTGTGCTATTTCAAGAGACATTTACACCACCCCAAAATTGGTTGGACAATTCTGCATATTGTGTTGAGCTATGAAAGCACTTTTAGACAGATAGTCCAGCACCACTTGAGACACCAAAGAATGAAAATTGTGGtcataagaaaaataattttggctgctgtgtttcatttttccctGCGGTAGTTTCTAATCAACTCAGATGGAGTCCATCAAAGTTTGAACAGTGGTGGGTCAGCTGTGGatggtttggttttctttgggTTGGGGGGGCGAGTTGGAAAAGTAAATTGTTAAAATATGATGGTGAGATGTTGCCACCCCGCCATTCCACAGCTCTGCACACATATGGATGTTGTTGAAATGCATACGCTAATCTCATAATATTGAGATATTCGAGTCCCTCCAAGAGCAAAACCTAAGAAAAGGAAATAACTGTTGAGAGATTTGTCACTTTCCAAAGTCTTTCCAAAGAGCTGAGGCACTACATAATGATATATTTCAACAAAGTCAGTGGGAGCAGACACTTACAAGAGAGAATTTGCAGACTTGAATGTAGAGCTGCGTAACTTCTGCCTCCGTGACTGTGACCTCACGTCCAGTGCTGTGCTTGTAACTCTCCAGATAGGCCGTCAGCCAGTCCCTCTGCAGCTCCCAGCTCGGGTAGAGGTCGTAGTTAACATCATTCACACCTGAAATGCGACACATATACGTGCACATTAGTGGAACTAACGTCGGTGCTAAAATCCAACACAATGCCTAAAATAACTGTTTGTTTTGAAGACGTGCCAGTGAACTATATCTACTTTGAGTGGAGCAACAGCTCTTTGGTCAACACTTGTCAGACCCACTCAGGCAGTGAGAAACGTTTGCTCCAAATGGACAAGTTATAAGAAAGCAGCATGGAAACTGGGTGACAACATGCTGACAACAATATGTTGAAATTTAGTGGATAACATGTTATCCACTAAATTTCAGAGAAAGTATTGTGCTTTTTCCTGCACTGCATTTATTTGACAAGTctactttaaattaaaaaataaaattttgtgaaatataaaaatataaaatgtaataaaatgttgTGAAGTGTAAATAAGCACCCTGGCAATTAGACACATCTGTTGACTTCTACATACATCAGCAATAGTATAACATCTGGGTTATATTGTACAGATAATAGCGAAGCGCTTTATTTAAGCTAGACTGGTTTTTCATGTTGCCCGTATAAAAGCTTCCCTACATCAACAATTGTGTTCAAATGTCTGCAAGACAGTTGTATCATTCAAGACCATGCCATTGGCTAATTTTCAAATTTTGTTTGAGGTATAAtcaggataaaaaaaagaacacaaggTGCAGTATCTTTCATTCCAGCATGTGATTCGTGTGGAGTATGTCTGCCCCTTCCTGTCAGCCCCTTCTTGCATAAGACTATCAGACATaactgcagctgctgtcattGGGAATTGTGGATAATTTGCAAGTTACAACTTGAAAGCTGAATAATCTAAAACGACTGCATTGATGATTGTTCGGACAGTCCTTGCTGTGCTTTGCTCTAACACAGCTGGTCCATCAAAGCCACTTTAATCACTGTGCAGAACACATACTGAATGCAGCAATTTTTCTGAGCAGTGTCACAAGAAGGAGATCGTTTCACGGCACATTATATCATAACATGATGTAGTCAGAGAAAACACAACGTTGAAAATATCACATCCTGTGTTTACAATATTTACTGCAGTCATATATTCCACATTAAGGAATCTTATATGTCCTGGCTGTGAAAAAGATTTGGAGGTAAATTGATGCTATTTTGAAAGACCCACCGGCAAATTCGTTGAAGTGATTGCCGATATCGAAGGCCTGGTAGTTATAATCGGCGTACTCGTAGTCAATGAATTTCACCATTCCTGATGGAtgtagggggaaaaaagcaacagCAGTTACTAAGACAACATGATAAACACATTTCAGCTATAGATGTTCAACTGATAAGCCTTCGTGTCTTTATGGAAAGTACAGGAACCTTGTGAGTGTCAAACAGGGAGTCTCTTTTGCTGAACATTACCCCGggcgatattttttttaaatgtttaaaaaatttATAACAGAATAACTTCAAATAAGGTAAGATATTAAATAAGGGACAATGCATTTTCAGTAATGTGAATATTGCCACACATTCATCTATTTTAGCATTAGCTTCAGAAGCACTGCCACTCTTCAGCTAGAATTAAGGTAGTTTAGCATTAGgccttcttttgtttgttactTCTTTCAGGTTGATGAATTTCTAAAAACCAAAGAATTTTCCTCACCCTCTTTTTCGTTGTAGATGATGTTCTTTGTCAGGAGGTCGTTGTGGCAGAGGACAGTTGGCGAGTCAATCTCAGAGAGGTGTCTCTTCAGTGACTCCATTTCCTGTGACAAAGTCTTAAAGCTGGGCACCTTTTGTAGATCTGCAGAACTGCAAGAGGTAAAACgttgaaattatttattttttgtgatgGAAAAGGGCTCTTTTTTCCCCGTGAATGAGTGATGTCTTTAACTCGCAGCTGCACCTGGCAGGTAGGTAAAGAAGCATAGTAAGTTGAACAGCCGAAGTCATAAATGCTGTGTGATGTTTTACACCAAAGACTGTAAAAAAGAACTTTGGCATTTAGTTTTAATCACTGAAgctgaaaatacattgatttcCAGAAGTACAACCCTCCTAATTTATCTGAAGTCTAATTGGGTAAAAATGCTCACGATCTGACAATAACACACTTTTATTCAACTCACTTTAGCACATGTCCTTGTACACTCTGCCACTGGGATAGTCTAGCATGGGAGGAGTCTTTCTTCTTAAAAAATGCAATCGAGTGAAAATCAGAGAAAAGATATGCTTAGCTATTATATGAGATGTTTTAAGTGCTTTGTCTGCCTTTATAAAGTGCTACTGTTATTCATTTGTTGTTAGAGCTAAGTCAATGGTTCTCTAGAGTTTTAGGTTTACCCATTTCTTGATAAGCAAACAAGCCCCAGTTTAACACTGGGAGGAGACGCAAAATTAACTTGGGGTTGCATCAAGAAGGGCATCcggtttataaaaataaatctgccTTATCAAACATGAAGAAAGCATGCATCGAGCTAGGTTAAgtagtgattctaaattgaccataggtgtgaatatgagtgcgaatggttgccTGTTTCTATGTGTTAGcactgcaacagactggcgtcCAGGGTGCAACCTTGCATCTCACCCCACGATGGCTCTTGCAGGCCTGACTTAAAtagcggaagaaaatggatagatggaaGTTGTCTATGGGATTGTTTTTTCCCAATGAAAATCTGAACTAAACTTGTATAAGAGTCTTCCGTACACTTGGTAAGAGGAGCAAGAGAGTTTGAGACAAGAAAGTAGAACTTGTTTGTAAACTGACACGGTTCAGCAAGCCTCGCTGAGAGGTCACATGCCTTGTTTTCACTCTCTTGATTATTCAATCTATCAAAGACGGCACTAATGTCCTTGGACGTCAGTGCAAAATGCACCTGGAAGAAATGCTGTGCAAGCATCCGTCTCCTAATTaatttttgtgtttcctttccaGTCCCCACGACTGCCACGGCAAGAGGGTACTTTAAACAGTGTAATTTAAACACTACCTATTTATTCGAAAAGGGAACAAACAGATGCTCCGGTATTATACACACTTGGAGACATAATTTAGTGAGGCCTGCAAGGAACGCACAATAAAAGCAGAGGAGGATGAGCCTTGTTTATAGTGTTTATAGCCGTGGCACAGAGGCTCTGCTGTCTGCATGTCCTCCACTACACAACAAGTCACTTTGTATGTTATCTTCTCTGCTCTGTTCAGTCAGTCTTGCTTCCCTCTGAGATAAATACATGGATTGAATAAAAAGAGGTAAGCAGGAAGTTGGTATTTTAAAATACCAACTTCCTGCTTACAAGATCTTTGATAAAataactaagatttattttactttattttcaaGCATCAGTGCACAAATGATTTACATTTTAACACCAaactgcctttttaaaaaaaaatacaggccCAGAATAGAGCGCTCGATTCACCGCTACTTGCCGGTGacagctttatttaaaatcGACCCCCTCTGACATGCATAATTTATCTATCTCCTCtctaatatgaaataaaacatgcagTTGAATGGTGAATCACCCTGATTCCTTTTCAACCAACCCATTCCTTTAACCTAACAACTCGACGTTCACATAGGAACCCACGATTACTTGGAATCAAAAGCTAAATGAAAGACTTACATTGACTTTAAATGGAAACCTGTCGTCTTGCCATCAGatcttttcctctctcttttctGTCCTTTTCATGAAAAACAGTGCGTCAAGTACATTCGCCTCCTGCTCCCTGTCAAGTCTCTGTAAGGTAATTAGTGGAATTTCCTCCTCTGGCGCTTCATTATCAATGTGCCTTATTTACATATGATTTCAAACACCAGCCGAgcactgcagatttttttttctttttcgtctTTTTTCTCCACCACTCGTTctcttttttgcagttttatgcAATTTGTAAGAGTGCAAACGGGAGACATAGCAGGGGGGCTTTGGAAGAAAAAGAGGTTGCACTCTTGCTTTCCAttgcctttctttcttttctctcccagcTCTGACTTCTACTGTGCTCCCTCTCTCTGAACCTTgcagctgctgcagcctctTTTGCGCTCCCCCTTCCCTCGTCTCTTTCGCTTCTCCTTCTGTCGAtctgtctctctccccctctctctccctctgcacAGCGGGTGGCTTGAGAGCTGAAGACCTCCTCTGCAGGTGCAGcctcttcctgctctctctctttctctgccttTCTTTTGCCATTTCCTCTGAATATCACATTCATATCAGCACTCATACAGTCTCAAGTACAAAAGTTTCTCTGATGCTTGTTTAAAACCtgtttttttggtcttttcttcttctgtctctgTGCCATGTTTTGCACGCAGTTTTCACACTCAAGAGACCAGTTaacgtgcaaacacacacacacacacacacacacacacacacacacacacacacacacacacagagagagagagagagagagagagagagaagacatTAGGTAAGATTAAAATAACCCAATTTCTAATTTCTAGTGTTGACACCTCAGAGTCATTTGTAGTGTTTCTTCCATTATTTTCTCATAGCTTTCCCACGTTGTTATGATACATTTCCTAAACACTGATCATTTCCAGGTTATTTTAAATTGCTCTGTATCTACTTGAGCGCGAGCTGCACAGGGCTGTCAAGTCTCAAAAATGTTTCACAATATAGCACCATCTATTGGGCCTTGAAATGTGGTGCAGTCTCCTATTGTATATTGCAGAGTGATCCACATTCAGACATGCATTCACTGCTTTTAGTGGGTAAAATGGAAGCGCTCACAATGTCCTCAGTGTTCTCTTTAAAACTGAAGTTTAGCAGGATATGCATGCAACTTTAGCAAAAGTGAACTTGTTTTGCTGTGTGGAGCTGCGGGACTTAAATAGTAGGTTATTACTCCTCTGTGGCCTTAATTTTCAGTAGCACCCATCCATGCATAATTTGGTGTCTTGTGTTAACACATTTTTGTTATCTGTGCAGtgtgttataaaataaataaatacatttcagcTTGTCTGAGGTAGTTTATCACAATTTAGATTGTCAtattagctagctagctagctagctagcaaaaaaaaacccagacccCCAAATTAAGTTTTTTAATTTCGGAGATTTTCTCTTATATTTCTACGAGACCTTTGTTTTTGTGAATCCTAGATGTTAAAAGTACCTCTTATCATAAAAGGCCCTCTGCTTCCAAGCCTCTACTTTATGGATGACTCATTCAGTTCCTACCTGGCTTGCACGCTAAAAGAAAAGTGACTAGAAACCTTGGGGCCTTCCAGCTTCTGTTTGCATGGACTTCCGACCCCTTTGCTGCAAACACAAATAAGGTTCAGCGTTTGACCGATAAGGGAGAGCCAAGAGCCTGTTTCTCTGTAGTGTCTTTCCATGTAACCCCGCTTACCTCTCACCCCTTCACCCATGAGAGCTCTCAGTGTCAATGAGGCCACTCCCCCGCCTCATCTCTCTGACCAATGACAGCTCACAGTGATGGCTTCCATACATGTAAGGAGGGGTAAATGCCTGTTGCCCGTTAAGCCAGGCAAGATTTGGATGGACAAGAGCATTTTAGGCTGGTTTGAGCAATGTGAGAAAATGATAAGACATCAGTGAAAGAGCTGCTgcctaaaagataaaacagttgaAAATGAAGCTGGTTTCTATCAAAGAGGACAGCACAATTAAACATCGGGGTGCCCTCCTGTCTCAAAGTCATcaggtattttgttttttaaacattgtaTTTTCAGTATAGTAGATAATTgacagcctctctctctctctctctccatctctctctctctcacacacacacacacacacacacacacacacacacacacacacacacattagtctGAAACCTTCCTGACAGGATGACTGACTAATCACTAAGCCCCACCCCCATAGTTACTGTTGTTACAGCTGTCAAGCTCTCAGCCCTTGTACTTTATAcagtttattattatgattacaGCAGTAGATTAATCACCGTAAGATATTGTTGTAATAGTGGATGTCACATAAGCAACTAATTAAAGTCATCTCTGATTTACACCTCTCTTGATTTTTTACAGGAAATATAGAATTGCATATTAACGGTCCATTTAGTGCTGGACACATCATGCCATGCTGCATTTCTTAGCCTAACTAATAACTGTTAATGACATTTTGGTGACCTCGAGTAGTTGTGTGCATCTGTTCCTGTTCAGAGGTGCTGCTGGCACTGAAAATGACTGCTGCTGTTACAGTACGTGTTTTACGTGTTTACCTTtgatgtgttgtgcagctgctgCATGATAGGTAATATTAATGTGTAGCTCCCCATGTcagtgagtgagagagtgtCTCATAATAATGTGCCGGTTAATCGATTATTACTAGGATATATTAATAATGTCCATACGGGAATGATACCTGCTGTCACCTGATGCCAAAGGACTGCTTGAGCTTATCTGTGAGATCTGATCTAGCAACACACCAATACTTTGAATGACCCCACCAGGTGATCAACAGCCAAGCAGTTCTCCAAGCATATTTCTTTGGCAAAACAAAAAGTGTAGTTAATGTTTTTTCTAGCAAAGCTACCGCCCATATGTTATTGCATAGTGTAAATCTTCCTGTCTTTGTCCAGTGCAGCTGCTTAATGGGTCAATCACAAGTGGATGTATTGTAAATATTATGCATTATATATTGTATTGTGCTCTGTGGCTATCATGACTTGTACCTGCCTATGTACCACTGCCCAGCTGGACTGCTGCTGACACTGCTCTGCACTAGTTTGAGGAAATGAGACATTTTTGTCCACAGCACAGGTTTGACTGGCCGACCGGATTTTGGCTGGATCGAATGGATTTTCCCCATCTCTGCGGCGATCAATCTGCAGAGAGAAAACATTTTCTCAGATGAGCCTGGCTGACGCTGTTATTGCACAAACAATCATTATCAGAGCAGAAACACAACTCCCTCTACATTTAGTGCTCTTATCTTGTTCTTCTTTTCAAAAAATGGACCTTGTTGTGGTTATGACCTTTTGACCATTTGAGCGCTCATTCTCAAGGCATCTTAATGGTGACATAAAGTTTTCTGGGTATCCCCCACACAGGGTATCAGGCAGAGCAAGTTGATTGATGTCTATTGTGGACCTGGATGTGAAACCTTGGCTGGATATGTTGAGTTCTACTGTCCCGAGTTGTGAATAATGATGACAGGTTGTTATCATGGGAATGATGAATGTAATGGGGGCATGAACAAACATCATTGCTCAACATGAAACATGACTCAAATTACTAATAAGAAACTCCCACATTGGCACAAATTAAATGAACTGTTTGGTTTGCATGTACACACCTGAACTctgaaaatgatgatgatgtacaATGATGACTTCAAATGAatttcaattaaaaataaaaaagaaattgagttaCAAGTTTTCTGAAATTTATGATATGATGTGCAAATGATGTCCTATCAATAAATATTCACTTTTTCAGAAAGAAAGTTgcataaaataatgtaaaaaaaaatgtgcatacTACATTTAATTCAGGAGATTTTGGATATCTCTATTTATCACTCTACAAGTCCTGCccagaaatgtgtttttgttttctttttgttttttgttctaaatgttgtcttgatgcatgtttaatcatccaggtaagtaaatcaaaaaaaagttgattctgttcatctggacgtagcattcaCTGATGATAGACTCCACTTGTGCTAAATGTTATACAAATCAGGCTCCAGATTATTAACAGTGAAGTTTTGTGGATGTAAGTGCTGCTGAAGTTCAGACTgcggttttttaaattttattttttattttttggcgtgtttattgaaccttctaacaatataataattaaaaaatatatattatttgcAGATTTTAGTTTGGATTTCTGTCATATATGCCACATCTGccatttcttttaatatttattgtCTCAAAATCTAGTATGCAAagtatcatatttgatacacTTAGCTTTAAAGGGATAACAAATATCAATATTGATTATTTACAGTGGATAATTTTGAAAacctttttgtgcaattttgagAAAAAGATTTGAAAAGAACATGTTGAggcaaaaaaagccaaaaatctTCTATTCAtataaactaataaataaacaaataaatctcCTGCCCATAGCATCTCACCTTATGCTTTGATATTAAATAATTACAAACTTACACAGTAGTTATACTCAGGATATGAACTTTGCATACCAGACAATAATCAGAATTGTCAttattttc
The Maylandia zebra isolate NMK-2024a linkage group LG7, Mzebra_GT3a, whole genome shotgun sequence DNA segment above includes these coding regions:
- the LOC101479281 gene encoding ethanolamine kinase 1 codes for the protein MDSGLVGAGKQLLHVDIYIDEHQPSRGILALLSRLRPNWKAQDIQMKTFTEGITNQLIGCYVGSLLEPGCVLVRLYGKMTELYVNRDHEVEMFQILHAHRCGPEIYCSFQNGICYEFVRGTVLDDKLLRQPSIYRLIAAEMGKIHSIQPKSGRPVKPVLWTKMSHFLKLVQSSVSSSPAGQWYIGSSADLQKVPSFKTLSQEMESLKRHLSEIDSPTVLCHNDLLTKNIIYNEKEGMVKFIDYEYADYNYQAFDIGNHFNEFAGVNDVNYDLYPSWELQRDWLTAYLESYKHSTGREVTVTEAEVTQLYIQVCKFSLASSFLWGLWAILQSRFSSIDFDFQRYATARLNFYFEKKEEYFGLAVN